A DNA window from Chloroflexota bacterium contains the following coding sequences:
- a CDS encoding LacI family DNA-binding transcriptional regulator: protein MVRPVTIRDVARRAGVSLSTVSQVLNGREGYASAETRERVLAAARDLNYRPNALARGLVTSRTGTLGLVITDITRGFFTQVVGVVEQVVSAQGYSVLLACADGVQPEQAALEMFLDKRVDGIVCMSNSAAVSAEHLLAVRRLGVPLVVINRPIQTAELNLIGWDDVEIGRRATEYLIGLGHQRIAHVSGLPTSRAPGTLARRSAVDRVAGFRAAMAEAGLPVDESLIVNGAFDYLTALEACGQLFDRADPPTGVFGANDSMAIAIVNGLHRRRLSVPDDVSVVGANDDHFALHVEPPLTTVRPPIAEAGRRAAELILAAIGGSAPAEPVREVLPSELVIRASTARPGVAVQATL, encoded by the coding sequence GTGGTACGACCTGTCACCATCCGTGATGTCGCGCGGCGCGCGGGCGTCTCGCTGAGCACCGTTTCGCAAGTCCTGAACGGGCGCGAAGGGTACGCCAGCGCCGAGACGCGTGAGCGCGTGCTCGCGGCTGCCCGCGATCTCAACTACCGCCCGAACGCGCTTGCCCGTGGGCTGGTCACGTCCAGGACCGGCACGCTCGGCCTCGTCATCACGGATATCACCCGGGGGTTCTTCACGCAGGTGGTTGGCGTCGTCGAGCAGGTGGTGAGCGCGCAGGGCTACTCGGTGCTGCTGGCCTGCGCGGACGGCGTCCAGCCCGAGCAGGCCGCGCTCGAGATGTTCCTCGACAAGCGAGTGGACGGCATCGTCTGTATGTCGAACTCGGCGGCCGTCAGCGCGGAGCATCTGCTTGCCGTCCGACGCCTGGGCGTGCCGCTGGTGGTGATCAACCGGCCGATCCAGACGGCTGAGCTGAACCTGATCGGCTGGGATGACGTCGAGATCGGCCGGCGGGCCACCGAGTACTTGATCGGGCTGGGGCATCAACGCATCGCGCATGTGAGCGGCCTGCCCACGAGCCGGGCTCCTGGCACCCTGGCGCGGCGCTCGGCGGTGGACCGGGTGGCAGGGTTCCGCGCGGCGATGGCCGAGGCCGGGCTGCCGGTGGACGAGTCGTTGATCGTCAATGGCGCGTTCGACTACCTGACGGCGCTCGAAGCGTGTGGCCAGCTCTTCGACCGAGCCGATCCGCCCACAGGCGTCTTCGGCGCGAACGACTCGATGGCCATCGCCATTGTCAACGGGCTGCATCGCCGTCGTCTGAGTGTGCCCGACGACGTGAGCGTGGTCGGTGCGAACGACGATCACTTCGCGCTACACGTCGAGCCACCACTGACGACGGTCCGCCCGCCCATCGCGGAGGCCGGACGGCGGGCGGCCGAGCTGATCCTGGCGGCGATTGGCGGCTCGGCGCCGGCCGAGCCGGTCCGCGAGGTGCTGCCGAGCGAGCTGGTGATCCGGGCCTCGACGGCACGCCCCGGCGTCGCGGTTCAGGCTACGCTGTAG
- a CDS encoding amidohydrolase family protein, producing the protein MGREQGARWYPAYMCQHHLSALPRLSRRRVLSRLAMLGALAATGLVRARAAEAAGPYTGPLVDAHAHLKEGFGPDPAGLLALHDKIGVQGALLFGEPWSLATAARDLAPGRIVPLLAEGYANALHPDSSYRHPDGLDELFAANVVRGLGEIICRHSAFQLGPAGDNYRAPANDVPADHPSLIEAYRRTGAAGGVVTIHQEWWFAEELERAVQAAPDTAFIWAHAGHGAADVTRRLLARNPNLHADLSARSPWLGPGTVLTRPDGSLDAAWGALLREYPDRFLIGLDLFVPGHYQAAYAGQMVQYYRGLLGQLEPSSAATIASGNAATIAPFVSGLA; encoded by the coding sequence GTGGGTCGAGAGCAGGGAGCGCGCTGGTATCCTGCCTACATGTGCCAGCACCACCTGTCTGCGCTCCCGCGCCTGTCTCGCCGCCGCGTCCTCTCGCGACTGGCCATGCTCGGGGCGCTCGCGGCCACCGGGCTGGTGCGAGCCCGCGCCGCCGAGGCGGCCGGCCCGTACACCGGCCCGCTGGTGGACGCCCACGCGCACCTCAAGGAGGGCTTCGGGCCGGACCCGGCCGGGCTGCTGGCCCTCCACGACAAGATTGGCGTGCAGGGTGCGCTGTTGTTTGGCGAGCCGTGGTCTCTCGCCACGGCGGCGCGCGATCTCGCACCGGGGCGCATCGTGCCGCTGCTGGCCGAGGGGTACGCCAATGCCTTGCACCCGGACTCGTCGTACCGCCACCCGGACGGCCTGGACGAGCTGTTCGCCGCCAACGTCGTGCGCGGCCTTGGCGAGATCATCTGCCGGCACTCGGCGTTTCAGCTCGGACCGGCCGGCGACAACTACCGCGCGCCCGCCAACGACGTGCCCGCTGATCACCCGTCCCTGATCGAGGCGTACCGTCGAACCGGCGCGGCCGGCGGCGTGGTGACGATTCACCAGGAGTGGTGGTTCGCCGAGGAGCTTGAGCGCGCCGTGCAGGCCGCCCCGGACACGGCGTTCATCTGGGCGCACGCCGGGCACGGCGCTGCCGACGTGACGCGGCGGCTGCTCGCGCGGAACCCGAATCTCCACGCCGATCTGTCTGCGCGCTCGCCGTGGCTCGGACCAGGGACGGTGCTGACGCGGCCTGATGGCTCCCTTGACGCCGCCTGGGGCGCGCTCCTCCGCGAGTATCCAGACCGCTTCCTGATCGGGCTGGACCTGTTCGTGCCGGGCCACTATCAGGCTGCGTACGCCGGCCAGATGGTCCAGTACTACCGTGGGCTGCTCGGGCAGCTTGAGCCGAGTAGCGCCGCGACGATCGCCTCCGGAAACGCCGCCACCATCGCGCCGTTCGTGTCCGGCCTCGCCTGA
- a CDS encoding class I SAM-dependent methyltransferase has product MQNIYDDDRFFAGYQQLRESKLGLNEAIEQPAFRALLPPFDGLRVLDLGCGDGELARWCRARGAVAVVGVDISERMLGLARERTADDGITYVRSGLEVVQFEPASFDLVTSSFALHYVRDYPAVMGSIAEWLRPGGTLVYSVEHPVCTAQVARQGWASDHVGRRLFWALDDYGYEGQRQQTWFVSGVVKFHRTVASLVNGAVAAGFTVERLEEPGPTPEAVRDRPDLIDERRRPAVLVLKARKPA; this is encoded by the coding sequence ATGCAGAATATCTACGACGACGACCGCTTCTTCGCCGGCTACCAGCAGCTTCGGGAGAGCAAGCTCGGGCTGAACGAGGCCATCGAGCAGCCAGCCTTCCGGGCCCTGCTGCCGCCATTCGACGGTCTGCGCGTGCTCGACCTCGGCTGCGGCGACGGCGAGCTTGCCCGCTGGTGCCGAGCACGCGGGGCGGTGGCCGTTGTCGGCGTGGATATCTCGGAGCGGATGCTCGGGCTGGCCCGCGAGCGCACAGCCGACGACGGCATCACCTACGTGCGGTCAGGCCTGGAAGTCGTCCAGTTCGAGCCAGCCTCGTTTGATCTTGTTACCAGCTCGTTCGCCCTGCACTACGTCCGCGACTATCCGGCCGTCATGGGGAGCATCGCCGAGTGGCTGCGGCCCGGCGGCACGCTGGTCTACTCCGTCGAGCATCCTGTCTGCACGGCCCAGGTCGCCCGGCAGGGCTGGGCCTCGGATCATGTCGGCAGACGGCTGTTCTGGGCGCTCGACGACTACGGCTACGAAGGCCAGCGCCAGCAAACATGGTTCGTCAGCGGCGTGGTCAAGTTCCACCGGACCGTCGCCTCGCTGGTCAACGGCGCGGTGGCGGCCGGGTTCACCGTCGAGCGGCTGGAGGAGCCCGGCCCGACTCCCGAGGCCGTCCGCGACCGCCCCGACCTGATCGACGAGCGACGCCGACCGGCTGTGTTGGTGCTCAAGGCGCGCAAACCAGCCTGA
- a CDS encoding helix-turn-helix domain-containing protein, with translation MQNRERTREILTPDQAAEYLPVDRETVYRYIRTGKLDASRLGRSYRIPRQSIELLLLSTRTRPYIKLREYTDEQTAQFVDDDVLEGESLEVARRFDQATGLGFFGDTRKADASDQSA, from the coding sequence GTGCAGAATCGAGAGCGCACCCGCGAGATACTGACCCCGGACCAGGCGGCTGAGTACCTCCCGGTCGACCGGGAGACCGTCTACCGCTACATCCGCACGGGGAAGCTGGACGCCTCAAGGCTCGGGCGCAGCTACCGTATCCCTCGACAGAGCATCGAGCTCTTGCTGCTCTCCACCCGCACCCGCCCGTACATCAAGCTACGCGAGTACACCGACGAGCAGACCGCTCAGTTCGTGGACGACGACGTCCTTGAGGGCGAGTCACTCGAAGTGGCGCGCAGGTTCGACCAAGCCACCGGGCTCGGCTTCTTCGGTGACACGAGAAAGGCCGACGCGTCCGACCAATCCGCATGA
- a CDS encoding aminoglycoside phosphotransferase family protein, giving the protein MTFDDLTADEASIPATLRIMLREIIGARTELVRWTIANRRREYLVLMVRTRKPAYDLLLKLTGPRATHAWSYDRTAFIQRLVRAQTTLPIPEVVAVDVSERRWPWRYLITTMLPGQEWAVVRRTLSPDDLAACHHQLGDAVGQLHTIRFPVFGEIGTEDAVVTHRSWPTALVTRAHTLIRDARLCEHFLSLVAERTELLASVGEAALCHDDLHHRNILFHRQLDRWQLAAILDFDKAWASHTEGDLARLDLWRGMTDPEFWSAYREHHSVDDSYALRRPLYQLLWCLEYGRATPRHLEDTRQVCVELGLSATRSEEISELLAEGVARE; this is encoded by the coding sequence ATGACGTTTGACGACCTGACGGCCGACGAAGCGTCGATTCCCGCCACTCTGCGCATCATGCTCCGCGAGATAATCGGAGCACGGACTGAACTCGTACGCTGGACGATTGCAAACCGTCGTCGCGAGTACCTGGTATTGATGGTACGCACACGGAAGCCTGCCTACGATCTACTGCTAAAGCTCACTGGGCCGAGAGCCACCCACGCTTGGTCGTATGACCGCACCGCGTTCATCCAGCGGCTGGTTCGAGCGCAGACGACGCTTCCGATCCCGGAGGTCGTCGCCGTTGATGTCTCAGAACGGCGCTGGCCGTGGCGTTACCTCATCACCACCATGCTGCCCGGCCAAGAATGGGCAGTGGTTCGACGGACGCTTAGCCCCGACGACTTGGCCGCCTGCCATCACCAGCTTGGCGATGCCGTCGGGCAGCTTCACACGATTCGGTTCCCCGTATTTGGCGAGATCGGCACTGAGGATGCGGTGGTGACTCACAGATCGTGGCCAACCGCTCTGGTGACGCGAGCGCACACGCTGATCCGTGACGCTCGCCTGTGCGAGCATTTCCTATCGCTGGTTGCCGAGCGGACCGAACTCCTGGCGAGCGTCGGCGAGGCTGCACTCTGCCACGATGATCTGCACCACCGCAATATCCTGTTCCATCGTCAGTTGGATCGTTGGCAGTTGGCCGCGATCCTCGACTTCGATAAGGCGTGGGCCAGCCATACCGAGGGCGACCTTGCTCGGCTCGATCTCTGGCGCGGCATGACCGACCCGGAGTTCTGGTCGGCATACCGTGAGCATCACTCGGTCGACGACAGCTACGCACTCCGTCGGCCGCTCTACCAGCTTCTCTGGTGCCTGGAGTACGGGCGAGCTACACCCCGCCACTTGGAAGACACTCGCCAGGTCTGCGTCGAGCTCGGACTCTCGGCCACCCGCAGCGAGGAGATCTCGGAGCTACTTGCTGAGGGGGTGGCACGCGAGTGA
- a CDS encoding DUF3592 domain-containing protein, whose translation MVQGAAFERFEVWFGSLFLGIGLLALMVAGCLALALVRNRQAWPRRWAFLAAPLGIGLIFSTFGAGTAGYGLWQHGEEQRILAVGVSGRATVTEVVQSMTRVNGRYLWRVRYQYTLGAGQTYTGESGLLPADEARAWRPGDTAFVRYDPAQPHRSIWLGRADRVAAERRSP comes from the coding sequence ATGGTGCAGGGTGCGGCTTTCGAGCGCTTCGAGGTCTGGTTCGGCAGCCTCTTCCTGGGGATTGGCCTGCTGGCCCTGATGGTCGCCGGGTGCCTGGCGTTGGCGTTGGTTCGCAACCGGCAGGCCTGGCCCAGGCGCTGGGCGTTCCTGGCCGCGCCGCTGGGGATTGGCCTGATCTTCTCGACGTTCGGTGCGGGAACCGCCGGATACGGCCTCTGGCAGCACGGCGAGGAGCAGCGGATTCTCGCCGTGGGCGTCTCCGGGCGCGCCACCGTCACCGAGGTCGTGCAGAGCATGACGCGGGTCAACGGACGCTACCTCTGGCGTGTGCGCTACCAGTACACCCTCGGCGCGGGGCAGACGTACACCGGCGAGAGCGGCCTGCTGCCGGCCGACGAGGCCCGTGCGTGGCGTCCTGGTGATACTGCCTTCGTGCGCTACGATCCCGCCCAGCCGCACCGCAGCATCTGGCTCGGGCGGGCCGACCGGGTCGCCGCCGAGCGCCGCTCCCCGTGA
- a CDS encoding LLM class flavin-dependent oxidoreductase has product MKISYRIGVMPGPWPDDADLPGFLWELIDLCERTEIDSLWFSERLSSPIPVPEPITTMAALAARTTRLKFGPSVLTIPFRTPVVLAREIAMLDALSNGRMLPAVGIGAEDERSFKAAGVPVKERARRADEAIAIMRACWTGEPVHFEGRFWQLDGITVLPKPKQSPMPLWIGGNSPAAARRAGRLGDGWIPSFIAPRQLKEGLEITLETAAQAGRAFEIDHFGALVYFCIDDDPAKAEALARPHIPPGRANAETLALCTAFGPPALVRERLESYVAAGGSKFILRPMCAPELMLEQLARLASDVIPDFHRRR; this is encoded by the coding sequence ATGAAGATCAGCTACCGCATTGGCGTGATGCCCGGACCATGGCCCGACGACGCCGACCTGCCCGGCTTCCTCTGGGAGCTGATCGACCTCTGTGAGCGGACCGAGATCGACTCGCTCTGGTTCTCGGAGCGGCTCTCCTCGCCGATCCCGGTCCCCGAGCCGATCACCACGATGGCGGCGCTGGCGGCCCGCACGACGCGCCTCAAGTTTGGCCCGAGCGTCCTGACGATCCCGTTCCGCACGCCGGTGGTGCTGGCCCGCGAGATCGCGATGCTCGACGCGCTCTCGAACGGGCGGATGCTGCCGGCGGTCGGGATCGGGGCCGAAGACGAGCGCTCGTTCAAGGCGGCCGGCGTGCCGGTCAAGGAGCGCGCCCGCCGCGCCGACGAGGCCATCGCGATCATGCGGGCCTGCTGGACGGGCGAGCCGGTCCACTTCGAGGGCCGCTTCTGGCAGCTTGACGGCATCACGGTGCTGCCGAAGCCGAAGCAGAGCCCGATGCCGCTGTGGATCGGCGGCAACAGCCCGGCCGCTGCCCGGCGGGCTGGCCGGCTGGGGGACGGCTGGATTCCCTCATTCATCGCCCCGCGGCAGTTGAAAGAGGGCCTCGAGATCACGCTGGAGACGGCCGCGCAGGCCGGCCGCGCGTTCGAGATCGACCACTTCGGCGCGCTGGTCTACTTCTGCATCGACGACGACCCGGCGAAGGCCGAGGCGCTGGCCCGTCCGCACATCCCGCCCGGCCGCGCCAACGCCGAGACGCTGGCGTTGTGCACGGCGTTCGGGCCGCCAGCGCTGGTGCGCGAGCGGCTGGAGAGCTACGTCGCTGCGGGCGGCTCGAAGTTCATCCTGCGGCCGATGTGCGCGCCCGAGCTGATGCTGGAGCAGCTTGCGCGGCTGGCATCAGACGTGATCCCGGACTTTCACCGCCGCCGCTGA
- a CDS encoding HD-GYP domain-containing protein, protein MYRRHISQLRPGQVVARAIYNERGEVLLGVGSTLNQFYIDRLRERGVISVFLRDGLGDDVAPNDIVSEELRASTVTHLARAFDVMSTMAHGTKLNNAERPQTVDDLVYRLGERPLDLPETGVQSLQELYKDIESLMNEILESNTIASLESLKTHNDYTFQHSVDVAVLGILLGRTAGLPRDQLRELALGCLLHDLGKMYIDEAILDKPGRLTPEEFDEIKKHPQMGFELIRRMPVFSILPAHVAFQHHERQDGAGYPRGLIGNNQLARTLSERMNPKRMLLIAEIAAVADVYSALTSDRPYRPAMPLDKVAQIIGEMSGPHLNTDVVDLLLHTIPMFPVGHWVEVVTGKYRAWRGVVTELAVDALHQPIIRLLLDERGNRVPTPVELDLRNQEDLKIKGLAPGEVPFEPGVPA, encoded by the coding sequence ATGTACCGTCGCCACATCAGCCAGTTGCGGCCTGGACAGGTGGTTGCCCGAGCGATCTACAACGAGCGCGGCGAAGTGCTCCTCGGCGTCGGCAGCACCCTGAACCAGTTTTACATCGATCGCTTGCGCGAACGCGGCGTGATCTCCGTCTTCCTGCGGGACGGCCTTGGAGATGATGTCGCCCCGAACGACATCGTGTCGGAGGAGCTGCGCGCATCGACGGTGACGCACCTGGCGCGCGCGTTCGACGTGATGAGCACGATGGCCCACGGCACGAAGCTCAACAACGCCGAGCGCCCCCAGACCGTGGACGACCTCGTCTATCGGCTCGGCGAGCGCCCGCTGGACCTGCCCGAGACGGGCGTGCAGTCCCTGCAGGAGCTGTACAAGGACATCGAGTCGCTCATGAACGAGATCCTCGAGTCCAACACCATCGCCAGCCTGGAGTCCCTGAAGACCCACAACGACTACACGTTCCAGCACTCGGTCGATGTGGCGGTGCTCGGCATCCTGCTCGGGCGCACGGCCGGCCTCCCGCGCGATCAGCTCCGCGAGCTGGCGCTCGGCTGCCTCCTGCACGACCTCGGCAAGATGTACATCGACGAGGCCATCCTCGATAAGCCCGGACGGCTCACCCCGGAAGAGTTCGACGAGATCAAGAAGCACCCGCAGATGGGCTTCGAGCTGATCCGGCGGATGCCGGTGTTCAGCATCCTGCCGGCCCACGTGGCCTTCCAGCACCACGAGCGCCAGGACGGCGCCGGCTACCCGCGCGGGCTGATCGGCAACAACCAGCTGGCCCGGACCCTCTCGGAGCGGATGAACCCGAAGCGCATGCTGCTCATCGCGGAGATCGCGGCGGTGGCAGACGTCTACAGCGCGCTGACCTCAGACCGCCCGTACCGGCCAGCCATGCCCCTCGACAAGGTCGCGCAGATCATCGGCGAGATGTCCGGGCCGCACCTCAACACCGACGTGGTGGACCTGCTCCTGCACACCATCCCGATGTTCCCGGTCGGTCACTGGGTTGAGGTGGTCACCGGCAAGTACCGGGCCTGGCGCGGCGTCGTCACCGAGCTTGCCGTGGACGCCCTGCACCAGCCCATCATCCGGCTGCTGCTGGACGAGCGCGGGAACCGCGTGCCCACCCCCGTGGAGCTCGACCTGCGCAATCAGGAAGACCTCAAGATCAAAGGGCTGGCGCCGGGCGAAGTGCCGTTCGAGCCGGGCGTACCAGCCTGA
- a CDS encoding DUF3592 domain-containing protein, with protein sequence MGRFHAPQQTGKSVRSFDTWFGAIFLGVGLAALAFGLILFRVLDVYGDVGAGAWLPLVLGGGIGVIFLIIGGFFFRHGLEKSQREQRLRMSGTMVDATVVAVEPTGATINERRLWHVRYVYVAHTGQEYEGESGYLEPGEAQSYGVGERAAVLYDPADPPQSAWVGRDQPR encoded by the coding sequence ATGGGCCGCTTTCACGCGCCACAACAGACCGGCAAGAGCGTCCGTTCGTTCGACACCTGGTTCGGCGCGATCTTCCTCGGCGTCGGACTGGCAGCCCTGGCGTTCGGGCTGATCCTGTTCCGCGTCCTCGACGTCTACGGCGACGTCGGTGCTGGTGCGTGGCTCCCGCTCGTGCTCGGCGGGGGGATCGGCGTCATCTTCCTGATCATCGGTGGCTTCTTCTTCCGCCACGGGCTGGAGAAGTCCCAGCGCGAGCAGCGGCTGCGGATGTCCGGCACCATGGTCGATGCGACCGTCGTAGCCGTCGAGCCGACCGGCGCTACTATCAACGAGCGCCGCCTCTGGCATGTCCGCTACGTCTACGTGGCGCACACCGGCCAGGAGTACGAAGGCGAGAGCGGCTACCTGGAGCCCGGCGAGGCCCAGAGCTACGGCGTCGGCGAGCGGGCCGCCGTGCTCTACGACCCGGCGGATCCCCCGCAGAGCGCGTGGGTTGGGCGCGACCAGCCGCGGTAG
- a CDS encoding PIN domain-containing protein produces the protein MTIDRAAALFFDASLLFSAAHSPTSGSYFLVRACSKGYLQALVSPETERNLINKSTAEAFTRYRQMIASTPLSLVSAPAEMLVAQHEPVFFEDAHVVAAALASQAHYLITLDRRLAVRVRQSGLPVVAISPRDFIQSVLPDHPDYASIRGSSGQ, from the coding sequence ATGACGATCGACCGCGCAGCCGCCTTATTCTTTGATGCCAGCTTGCTATTCTCCGCGGCGCACTCGCCGACAAGTGGCTCTTACTTCCTCGTCAGAGCGTGCTCCAAAGGCTACCTGCAAGCGCTGGTTTCGCCAGAGACCGAGCGCAATCTGATCAACAAGTCCACTGCCGAGGCCTTCACGCGCTACCGCCAGATGATCGCCTCTACTCCCCTGTCACTGGTTTCAGCTCCAGCGGAGATGTTGGTAGCGCAGCACGAGCCCGTCTTCTTCGAGGACGCTCATGTTGTGGCCGCCGCGCTCGCTTCCCAGGCGCATTACCTCATCACGTTGGACAGACGGCTAGCCGTGCGCGTTCGGCAGTCTGGTCTCCCAGTCGTCGCGATCTCGCCGAGGGATTTCATTCAATCGGTTCTGCCTGATCACCCCGACTACGCCAGCATTCGCGGCTCGTCAGGACAATGA
- a CDS encoding PIG-L family deacetylase produces the protein MEPVPEDWSRLLAIAAHPDDLEYGTSCAVARWTGLGKEAAYLMVTRGEAGIDAWPPERTAPVREAEEIESARLVGVESVTFLGYRDGMVEYGLSLRRDLAREIRRHRPDALAVGGFALTWPGGALNQADHRAVGLAVCDAARDAGNRWIFPELIEEGFEPWGGVRYVFVSGSHAPTHACDIAAGLEQGIASLVAQRAYFENLGSPFDPEAFLRKQAASAGERFGVASAAAFEVLRV, from the coding sequence CTGGAGCCAGTCCCCGAGGACTGGTCGCGTTTGCTGGCCATCGCCGCGCATCCGGACGATCTTGAGTACGGCACGTCCTGCGCGGTGGCGCGCTGGACCGGGTTGGGCAAGGAGGCCGCCTACCTGATGGTCACGCGCGGCGAGGCTGGCATCGACGCGTGGCCCCCGGAGCGCACGGCGCCGGTCCGCGAGGCCGAGGAGATCGAGAGTGCGCGGCTGGTCGGCGTGGAGTCGGTGACGTTTCTCGGCTACCGCGATGGGATGGTCGAGTATGGCCTGTCGCTGCGGCGTGATCTGGCCCGTGAGATTCGCCGGCACCGGCCAGACGCGCTGGCGGTCGGCGGGTTCGCGCTGACCTGGCCGGGCGGGGCGCTCAACCAGGCCGACCACCGGGCCGTGGGGCTGGCCGTCTGCGACGCGGCGCGGGACGCCGGCAACCGCTGGATCTTCCCCGAGCTGATCGAGGAGGGGTTCGAGCCGTGGGGCGGCGTCCGCTACGTCTTCGTCAGCGGCTCGCACGCGCCGACGCACGCCTGCGACATTGCAGCCGGGTTGGAGCAGGGCATCGCGTCGCTGGTGGCGCAGCGGGCTTACTTCGAGAACCTCGGCTCGCCGTTCGACCCTGAGGCGTTCCTGCGGAAGCAGGCGGCGTCGGCCGGCGAGCGGTTCGGGGTGGCCTCGGCAGCGGCCTTCGAGGTGCTGCGGGTGTAG